The sequence ACCATCTCCCCGAGGATGACGGACTCGGTGAACTTCTTGGACCCCACGCGCACCTGGGGGCCCCCGCCGTCGGTGCGCGTGCACGCGACGCCGGACAGCAGCAGACACACCAGCGCCAGCGCGCGCATCACCCGGACCTCCGCAGGGGCAGCGGGCGCTGGGCCTGGATGAACCGCGTGACGAACGGCTCCGAGGGCCGCGTCTCCAGTGCGTCCAGCGTGCCCTCCTGCACCACCTGGCCCTCGCGCATCAGCACGATGCCGTCGCCCAGGAAGGCGGCCTCCGCCAGGTCGTGGGTGACGAGCACCACCGTCTTGCCCAGGCGCTCGAAGATGCCGCGCAGGTCCGTCTGGAGGTCGTGGCGCACCAGCGGATCCAACGCGCCCAGCGGTTCGTCCAGGAGCAGCACGTCCGGGTCCAGCATCAACGCGCGCATCAGCGCCACGCGCTGCCGCTGGCCTCCGGAGAGCTCGCCGGGAAAGCGCTCCAGCGCGTCCGCCGGCAATCGCGTCAGGTCCATCAACTGCGCCAGCCGCTCGCGGATCCGCGCCTCCGGCCAGCGCAGGTGCCGCGCCATCAGCGTGACGTTCCGCGCGCCGGTGAGGTGCGGGAACAGGCCTCCGCCCTGGAGCGCGTAGCCCACGCGGCGGCGCACGGCGAGCAGCGCGTCCGCGTCCCGTGGCAGGGGCTGTCCGTCGAAGAGCACGCGCCCCGTGTCGGGACGGAGCAGGCCGTTGAGCAGCCGCAGCAGCGTGGACTTCCCGCAGCCGCTGGGGCCGATGAGCACCGTGGTGGCGCCCTTTGGCAGCGTCAGGCTCAGCGGGTGCAGGGCCTGCGCGGCACCGAAGCGCTTGGAGACTTCTTCCAGGAGGAACACGGACGCCACGTCCCTTCAGCGCGGAGCGAACACGCCGTTGCAGGCGGTCGGCAGGGGGAAGGAAGCGCTCGCCGGAAGGCTGCACGCCGCGAACAGGCCCCAGCCGCTCCGGTCCACGCCGCCGGCCCAGACCTGGACGTCGCCCCCCGGACCGGGCGCGGTGAAGTGGAGGCAGCGCGTGGCCAGGCCCTCCACGTAGCAGTCGCGCACCTCCACCGGACCGGCGCCCGGGAGCGCGTCACGCAGCTCCTCCACGCTCCGGTCGCGCCACCGCTCCACCTGGGCCGCGCTCGGATGTGCCGGGAAGAAGACGCTCCAGGAGAAGGTGGACGCGGCACAGCGGATCCTCCCCGCGCGCGTCGTCGAGTCCGCGAGCTCGCAGCCCTCCGGCAGATACAGCAACCGCCACGGCAGGCGCGGCGGCGTGATGAGCGACGAGGGCGCCAGCACGTCGCCTTCCGGGTTGCCCCGCGTGGCCAGGTACGCGAACAGCTCCAGGCACCGGCCCAGCCCCGAGCGGACGGGCTCGCGCGCCACGCAGCCCAGCTGCCGCACGTGGCCCGCGGAGGGCGTCACCGCCGCGACGTATCCGCCCACGGGGCATGGCCCTTCGCCCTTCGCACCGGCGCACTGCTCGAAGCGCAGGGACGGGTGCGGATGTCCCGCGAGCGGCAGCTCTCCCCGGACCTCCGTGAGCACCGGGCCCAGGCGCGCATGGACGCGGGCGCGTCCCGACTCCACCGCCTGCGCCTCGCTCAGCCCGGGCTGTTCATGCAGCCACACGGAGAGCGCGCCGCAGCGGTACGTGCGCGACGTGGCGCTGTCCGGGACGGGGACGCAGCCCTCGAAGAGGGAACGCGCGTCGTCGACGAAGGGGCCCGCGGGTGTCGCTCCCACGGGCGGGACGGCGGGGACCACCGGCATGGACGCCTGACACGCGCCCAGCAGCCCCGCGAGCATCCCCCCCACCGCCGACAGTGCCGTGCGCATTCGCGAGGGATTAGGCGCCGGACCCGGCCGAGTCAACCGGCCCGTCGGCCCGACGCCCACCGCGCTACACACGCGACTGCTACTTCTTCATCTGCTTCTCGAGGTCCTTCGCCTGCATCTCGTTGTTGCTGACGACGGTCTCGGTGTCGCTCAGGAGCGCCAGGAAGGTGCCGTCGTTCTTGTACTCCTTGCGGCCCTCCTTGAGGATCTCCTTGCCCTTCTTCTGGTCCTCCGCGATGCGCGACAGGAAGGCCTTGTCGAATTCGGGGCCCTGCTTGGACTGGAGCTTGGTGATCTCCTCGTTCGTCTTGTCCATGGCCTTGCCCAGCTTCTCGTCGGCGCCCTTCATCTTCTTGTCGTAGCCCTCCTGCACGCCGGAGCCGCCCGTGCCCTCCTCGGAGGTCTGGCGGCTGTCGTTGAGCGCGCTGATCTGCATCTGCTGGTGCTGGGCCCAGGTGCGCAGCGACTCCTGGCTCTTCTCGTGGTCCTCGCGCAGCTTGGTGGCGAACTCCTTCACGCGCGGATCCGACGCCTGCTGCTCCGCGAGCCGCGCCATCTCGATCTGGCGGTTGTTGAAGACAGCCAGCTTGCCCACGTACTGCACGCGCTTGCCGGCCGCTTCGCCCACGGCCTTGCCCTGCTTCATCTCCTGCTTGGCCTGCTTGGACTCGTCGTTGGCGTGGGCCGCGAAGCCCATCAGCCCCGTCACGACCGCCACCGTCACCGCCCGCGCCTTCCAGTTCGTCTTGACCATGGTTCCAGCCTCCCCGCCTCCGCGGATGAAAGATCGACGGAAGCAAGGTGGGGCCGGGACCGCGCGGTGCCAGGGCCGCCCGGCCGAGCGCCCCGCCCTCGCGGACGAGGCCCCGGGGAAGGACGCCGCGTCACTCCATGGACAGCAGGCCGCGCACCACCGCGCCGCGCCCCGGCGCCGTGGCCTGGGCCCAGCCGCGCAGCAGCGCCAGCACCTCCGTGGAGAAGCCCGGCGTGTCGAGCAGCGTGACGGTGGTGGACGTCCCGCCCGTCTGCGCCTGCTCGAAGCGCGCGGTGAGCCAGCACGTCCCGGCGTTCGCGCCCTCGGGCACCGTGCGCGACACCTCCAGCTCCAGCAGCGCGGAGGGACACAGCCAGGCTTCCGCCCAGCGCAGCCGCCGCTCCAGCAGCGCGCCCAGGGACGCGTTCGCGGCGGTGGCCTCCAGCGCCAGGGGCATGCCGTCGCCGGACGGCGGCAGGTACACCTCGCGCAGGAAGGGCGGCTCGCGGGTCAGCGCGTGCGCCGTCGCGCGCAGCCACAGGCGGCAGTCGCGCAGCACCTCCGCCGTGGGCGCCTCGAAGGGGGGCAGCGGGTGGCGCGTCGCGGAGCGGCGGCTGCTCTTGCGGTCCGCCTCCACCTCCACGAAGGGGGACACGCGCGCGCGGCCCTCCACCGCGCCCTCCACCTCCAGGCCCAGCCGCTCCAGCCGCGAGCCCCGGCCCAGGCCGCGCCACAGGTCCACGAAGGCCGCCGCCAGCGGCGCCGCGTTCGCGACCGAGTACGGCCGCCACTCCACGCGCTGGCACACCACGCGCGCCGAAGGCACCCGCGCGCCCGGAGGCCCCAGGCCCAGCGTCAGGTCTTCGCCGCCCACCGCCACGCGCGCGGACAGCACGTGCCGCACCGGGCCCTCCAGAAGCCACACCCGCAGGGCCCCGCGCGGCACCGCGCCCTCCACGTAGCGAGCCCCCAACAGCCACAGCTCGCCCTGGATGAGCACGTCCTCGCCCCGGGGCGCGTGCAGGTTCGGCTTCGAGTCCTGACAGCCCAGGACCCAGGCCCCGCGGCCCTCCTGGACCCAGCGCACCCGAAGGCCCTCCGGCAACGCCTCCAACGCGCGCCGCGTGGCCTCCGCCTCGCTCATTCCCTCCGCCATTGGGCCCCTCGCACCAAACAGCGCTACGGTATTCTTCCGTAATAGCTGTGATTAGGGGCACCTGTCAGCACGTTTTTCGCGGTTTCCCGGATGGGTAATGGGAAACCCTGTAGGCCTGGGTAGGGATGGCAAGGGCCGCCCTCCGGAGCCGGAGCGCCTCAACTGGTCCGACAGTCGGACCAGTTGGGCGGCAGCCGCTCCCGGGTGGGGGCCCTGCCGGTTTCCCGTCAGGGGGACCGGGGGCCGCCCCGGGCTCCGAAAGCGCGCTCCAGGAGGGCGTCGCTGGAGAGGCCGGGACTGGCCTTGGCGGCTTCGACGTCCAGGCCCTCGCCGTGGCCCCGGCCCTGGCCTTCGAAGCGGACCTGGGGGCCGTCGAAGGAGGCGCGCTGGGGGCAGGATGGGAGCTGGAGGCCGGCGCGCAGCGTGTCGCACGGGAGGGAGCGCGCGTCCTCGTAGGGGGCGCTGGGGGTGCCTTCGGTGCGCAGGTAGCGCACGCGGCCGGACTCGAAGCGCAGGGAGACGAGGTGGGTGCCCAGCAGGGACTCCACCTGGGCGCGGGTGCGGACTTCGCTCCAGGGGGTGGAGCCCCCCTGCGAGAAGGTGAGCCACGCGTCCCACTTCAGCGGCGGGAGCTGGAGGGCGCGGGACTCTTCCGGGCGGATGCGCACGGTGCCCCGGAAGGCCTGGCAGTGGGTGGTGTCGCAGAGGGCGCGGCCGGGGTGGCGCGTGTCG comes from Corallococcus macrosporus and encodes:
- a CDS encoding ATP-binding cassette domain-containing protein, coding for MFLLEEVSKRFGAAQALHPLSLTLPKGATTVLIGPSGCGKSTLLRLLNGLLRPDTGRVLFDGQPLPRDADALLAVRRRVGYALQGGGLFPHLTGARNVTLMARHLRWPEARIRERLAQLMDLTRLPADALERFPGELSGGQRQRVALMRALMLDPDVLLLDEPLGALDPLVRHDLQTDLRGIFERLGKTVVLVTHDLAEAAFLGDGIVLMREGQVVQEGTLDALETRPSEPFVTRFIQAQRPLPLRRSG
- a CDS encoding DUF4142 domain-containing protein, which codes for MVKTNWKARAVTVAVVTGLMGFAAHANDESKQAKQEMKQGKAVGEAAGKRVQYVGKLAVFNNRQIEMARLAEQQASDPRVKEFATKLREDHEKSQESLRTWAQHQQMQISALNDSRQTSEEGTGGSGVQEGYDKKMKGADEKLGKAMDKTNEEITKLQSKQGPEFDKAFLSRIAEDQKKGKEILKEGRKEYKNDGTFLALLSDTETVVSNNEMQAKDLEKQMKK